A segment of the Sulfitobacter sp. DSM 110093 genome:
GGCTGCACGTTTAGGCTTGCCGACCACGTACATCCGGCTGGAATCCCCATGCCACCCGTCAAGGATCAGTGTGACGTCGACATTGACGATGTCGCCGTCGCGCAACTTCTTACCGTTCGGGAAGCCGTGGCAGACCACGTGGTTGACCGACGTGCAGCAGGCGTATTGATACCCTTGGTAGCCTAGTGTCGCGGGCGTGGCGTCATGGGCGGCCGCGAAGTCGCGTACGAATGCATCAATTTGCGTCAGAGCGGTGCCATGGTGGATAAGATCGGATACGCCGTCCAGACATCTTGCAGTTAAGGCGCCCGCATGGCGCATGCCTTCGAATGCATCTGGTCCGTACAGTTTGACGGCTTCGGTTCTGCGAGCGTCTTGCGCCTTTGGTGCGACGGGCACGTCGATATAGCCTTTCATCATGCCGTCTCTCTCATCCTCCATGGTAGCAACAGCAGACAGATTGACCTCATGTTGCTTAGGTATTATACGAATCATGTATAATTCGTATAATGCAAAGTGGGAGGTGCGTCGATGGGGATCGTAAAAATCGGGGACGGGCTGCACGAAGAACTGCGCAAGTCCAGTGCTGTCATGTGCCGTTCGATCAATGCTCAGGCTGAATTTTGGATGAAAGTCGGTATGCTGGCCGAAGCAAACCCGACCATACCGTTTATTGAAATCATGGCGCGACAGCTCAAGAATGCCGATGTGAAAGACCCGGAAATCGATGCGGCCTGAACATTAAAGCTGCTGCAACGAACTTCCAATTTGGGGTGAGCGCTCGTCGATAAGGCAACCCCAAACGGCAATCCCGTGCCGTGAGCCGCCCTGGGTGCTTGTTGAAGCTAAGGGCAGTAATGAGCCCATACTGTAAAATGCTGCACGCTCCACCAATAACCGCTTTATGAAGGTGTGGAAAATGCACTACAGGCTGAAGCGTGCGAGCGATGGTGATCTTCAGGAATAGAAAATGGATAAAGTTTGAAGCAGTTTGCGAAAGAGCTTCGCATTGATTTTGTCAAAGGTTCTGTTGCACATCGTCTTCGGTTTGGTGGTGGTCGTGGTCAAGATTTGGCCAAGGCTATGGGGCTACGGGAGGGTAAAACCCCCATGATCGTTGATGCGACAGCCGGATTGGGACGGGATTCATTTCTTTTAGCTTCTTTAGGTGCCCAGGTCACTTTGATCGAACGCTCAGAGAAAATGCATTCATTGTTAGTTCAGGGCATGAAGCGCGCAGCAAGAGAAGGTGGCCAGCTCCGCGAAATAATTGGCCGCATGACACTTTTGAAAGGCGACGCCCTGGATTTGATCCCTGAATTATCTGCCGAAGCAATTCTGATCGATCCAATGCATCCTGAACGTAAAAATTCTGCACTGGTGAAGTTGGAGCTGCGTCAAGTCCGTGAAATCGTCGGCGCAGACGATGACGCTGCTGATCTTGTACGATTGGCGATCGCACATGCACGTAAACGCGTGGTGCTAAAGTGGCCCGCTAAGGCTGATCCTCTAGAGGGTGTTCAGAAATGCACCCATCAAATTATCGGTAAAACAACGCGATACGATGTTTTTATGGTAGGTTGAGTGGGCCTCGGCGCAACAGTGGAAATTGGCAGTTTTGTTCCGCATATCCGACCTTGCTATACAAGTCAGTTTAGGGTTTCTATCCCGCCAGTTACTGGAAATTATTACAATTTTAACAAGAAAGTTGGTGGAAACCACATGCAGGTTAGTGTTCGCGACAACAACGTTGATCAAGCCCTCCGGGTTCTAAAGAAAAAACTCCAAAAGGAAGGCGTACTCCGTGAAATGAAGCTCAAGCAGCATTTCGAGAAGCCTTCCGAGAAAAACGCGCGTCAGAAAGCCGAAGCGATCCGTCGTGCCCGTAAGCTGGCACGTAAAAAGCTGGAACGCGAAGCATGAGCTAGTTCAGCACTTGATGTTGAACAAAGAGCCCCCGTTGCCCGATGGCAGCGGGGGTTTTCTCTGCCTGATGGGTGTTTTTGATATCGGCAGCCCGGCAACAGCGTTGTGACCTAAGGGTCGCCGGTCGCCCTTTCTTGAACCTCTTTCGTCAAATTGCTGCCTGATTTGCCCAGCAAACTGGACAGAATGTCAAAAGTCACGAAGTTCCGCCGCCGCAAAAACGGTTTATCATCTTTTCTGCCGGTGATTGGCTGCGCAGTCTTGCTGTCGGCGATAGTGCTGCGACCTGAAAATCAGACTGCCGTTCAGCAAGATGCCAGCAAACCGCGCATAATAAGAGGGGGAGGCGCATGGACAGACGGTAGCGCACGGAAGAGTGTTCGTCGAACACAGGAAACTTCGACTGCATCGCCCGGCGCGCAGCTTGTTGACACCGTTACCCGCATCCGGGATGGCGATACTATTGTTGTTGGCCTTATCCCGATCCGGATTGCTAATCTCGACTGTGCTGAACGCGGCAGTAAATCTGGCGATCGCGCTACGCGGCAAATCACTGGGATAGTTAAAGGTGTTCAGCTTCGCTGCACCTTGGAAGGACGGCGCAGCTATGATCGCGAAGTAGGAGTTTGTAGCTTACCTGACGGACGTGACATTGGGGAAATATTGATTGTTGGTGGCTATTGCCAGCGGTGGCGCGGATGACGCCTTTGATGCCGTGCGGGTTCTGGCCAACGGCAGTATCGTTGGTATTGTCACGCGGTCTGACTTGATCGGAACCCTTGCGCGGCGCAGTCTGACAACAGAACTTCTATCGGACATCAATAATGTGAGGTCAGAGAGGGACTGATGATGGAGGATGACGTCACAGGCGGCTCGGACCCGTGCATGGCCCATCTTTTGATCGATGGGAACCCAGTCGATCCAATAAGGATGCGAGATGTGGCCCGGTTTCGAACGGCAGAGCGTGCCCGTTTGATGGAGGCGCGGCGGCAATTGTCCGTTCAGCAGCGTGCCGCGATGACCGCAAATCTTATCACAAAACTCGAGACACGCGTCGTCCCGCAGCAGGGCATGAAGATCGCTGTTTATTGGCCAATTCGCGGGGAGCCGGACCTGCGCGATTGGATGGCCAAGGCGCATGCCGCTGGTGCTGTTGTTCTTCTCCCGGTTGTCGCGGAAAAAAACGCGCCGTTGAGTTTCCGCGCCTGGCAGCCAGGTTGTGCAATGGAACGCGGTATCTGGAACATTCCGGTACCCACGCGCGGCGCAGAAGCGGTGCCGGATGTCGTGATCTCGCCATTGTTGGGCGTGGACGAAGCCTGTTTTCGGCTCGGCAATGGGGGCGGATATTACGACAAGACCTTGGCGCAGCTCGATCCTTTGCCAAAGGTTATTGGCGTCGGATTTTCCCATTGCCGCATTCCGACAATTTTTCCTATGCCATGGGATATTCCGATGGACAGCGTCGTCCTTTCTGATGGATCGGTTTGTGATAGGTTCTAACCCACCCAGCAATAGTGACTTCCCAAAAACCGACCTTCTCGCGAGTGATGCAAGCGACCGCTTTGTTTGAGCCTGGTGAATTCAGCGCCAGCTTGTCGAACGGCAGCGTCTGGAGCTGGGCGCTCGTGCTGGTTTCGGCGAGAACGATGCTGCGCGCCCAACTAACCGATGCTGCGTCGCGCTCCAATTTGCCCTCGTGGTGAACGGTTTTTGCGTTCTGCGCTACGACAAGGCTTCGCGAGATGTATTTGATTTACTACCCTATCAGGGTATATGTTATATGGAGAAAGCAGTGATCCTGATCGACGACTCTGATGACCCGGTTGTAATCATATCCATCGAGATAGCCGAAGGGCTCTTGAAGGTTATGGCTGAAGTCGAGGTCGACCAAGAGCGCCGGCATATTCTGGCAAAAGGGCTTCACCTGCACGGCGAAGGCTTTGATCCAAACGGCCTGGGAGCCAGTAGGCTTCGTCAGATTGCTGCTTCAGTACTTGAGGAGTTAGATTATGAAGAATGCAGAATTGAAGGAGGTGTTCGGACGACTGGGGCCAGTCCAGGTCGTCGACCGCAACCAGTCCGGTTCAAAAGAAAGCGTCGTTCTTCGTCCTAAGGGTGACTCTGCTGAAATCAATGCGATTGCGGCAACGCAAGCTCTCGCACAATGCGGCCTGAAGCTTCTGCTTGCCAAGCGGGCAGTGGAAAGCGTGATTGATGAGGGTGAAGCACTGTTGGTTCTGCCACAGGTGGCTTCGCGGGAGCGTCTGGCAAATGAACTTGCGGCGGTCGGGGTGCACCCTGAATTTATCCGAAGGTCTCCCAAGCTGAAGTCTAAGAACGCCTCCAAAGAATGGGTCAAAAAAGTCCGAACATCAGTGGGCCTGACCCAGAAGCAATTTTCCGTCATGTTTGGCGTGGATTTGAAAACCCTTCAAAAATACGAGCAGGGTGACAGTGTGCCTGCGGCCGCTGTTCAAGCGTATCTGCAGACGATCGAGGCAAACCCTGAGAAGATGATGCGCATGCGCATCGAAGGGTAATTCACACGAATGGATGCTGAAATGAACACTCTAACCGTTCGCTTGAGCGCGGCCGCCGACGCCACGCCCACGCTGAATTTCGCAACTTAAGACGACATGCACCGGGTTTTGGCCCCTCCCTGGCCATCGTGAAGGCGTTGGCCGGAGAGGGGGCCTTGTCGATCCGGGAGGTTTCTCGGCGTGTTGATCGTGGCGAACAGGCCGTGCATCGAGACGTGAGAACGTTCATCAACGCTGGTGTCTCGACTGGACCAACGAGGGGGGCGAGTTCCCCTATGACCGCATTCATTTTGCATTTGATGTGATTGCCGCGGCCTGCGCGCCGAAGATAGCGGGGCGAATGACTGCAAGGTGCCCATTTGTCAGATGCCGCACGGTCCGCGAATGGCGGCTTATGTGCGCTTGACCGTCATAATATCGTTTTCTATTTTGTTACCATTCGTAGAGGAGTGAACGACAATGGATAAACGCCTCCGGTAATCCGCCTACAGGGCGGCAATGCGCTCTGAGCGATCGACGCTTGGGATCCAGCGAACACGAATCTCACGGAGATTTTATGCTCAGACTACAGAACAAAACCGCCCTCGTAACAGGGGGCGCCCGAGGTATTGGTGCCGCCATTGCAATCGCATTTTGCGATGAAGGGGCTAACGTCATACTGACAGACGTTGACGCCAAGACCGGGCAATCCATGGCCGACAAGATCGGCGCAACCTTTGCCCGCCTTGACGTGGCATCCGAGGCTGATTGGAATGTCGTAGCAGAGCGCTTTCCCGACCTCGACGTGCTGGTCAACAACGCTGGCATCACCGGTCTTGAAGGGCCGTTTGATAGCTTACCGCCGGCTCACGATCCTGAAAACGCTTCCTTGGCTGACTGGAGGGCCGTTCATGCCGTGAATAGCGACGGCACCTTCCTCGGTTGCCGCTATGCCATCCGTGCCATGCGGAAAAAAGGTGTGGGAAGCATTATTAATATCTCGTCCCGCTCTGGCCTGGTTGGCATTCCAATGGCCGCTGCTTATGCCGCCTCGAAAGCTGCAATCCGCAACCACACAAAATCGGTAGCGCTTTATTGTGCCGGTCAAGGCCTCGCCATCCGCTGTAACTCAGTCCATCCGGCAGCGATCATGACGCCGATGTGGGAACAGATGCTTGGCGACGGTCCTGATAGGGCGGACCGGGAGGCGTTAATGGTGGCCGACACACCCATGCAGCGTTTTGGCGAGGCGAAAGAGGTCGCAGCTCTTGCCGTCATGCTCGCCTCAGACGAAGCCGCCTACATGACGGGCACTGAACTGACGATTGATGGTGGAATTCTCGCGGGGTCAGCAGCAACGCCCGGCGGGTGATTATTAATAGGAGTGGGTGTGCTTCTACCCGCTCCTATTTCATACATAGCGGTCATTCGGTTCGATGCAGTGAACAGCAGCTGGACAGAGACCCACTACCAAAACCTGCACACCCAAAAGTGTATCTCCTTCGGTAGCCTTGCTGTCTCGCAACAACAAATCAATCGGATACGTCGCAAAACCGCCCAAACATCAGGTTCAGCCCTAGTTTGTAGAGGCCTGATTATCGCTCAACCTGCCAACAACCTTTAGCGTTGTCAGGCCGAAAGTTGCTAATGCAGTTTGTTCGTCGCAGTGTGAGCAAATGAAGACCGCATTTGAGTTCGAGCAGATCATACATCTTCCTCTCATGGCCAACCTTGCCACGGTCGCAGAGGACGGCGCCCCGCGAAATGCGCCGGTCTGGTTCCAGTGGGAAGAAGGCTCGCTCTGGATGCTGGGCTCAAAAAGCAGTGCTTCAATCGAACGGATTGCGCATGACCCGCGTGTGGCTGTCGAAATTGTGCAATACGACAATGCGGGAGGCATTTTGCGGCATCTTGGCATGCGCGGTCGGGCCGCAATACATCCAATGAAACCCGACTTGTTCAAGCGCCTGCTTACCCGCTACCTCGGCCCAGAGAGGGATTGGAACTTTTGGTTTGTCTCCGAGATCGCCCGCGTCGATGATCCGTCCGGGCGTCTGATCCGCCTCGAGCCTGATACGGTATTCACCAACGATGTAAGCCTATTTCGAACAGGCCCAAGCCTCGCTACCCAGTAGAATTATGATCCAGATTTCCGAGAGCCGCTCCATCCGCTGAGGCGACCGCCAACCTGTTCATCTCTGGCAGTCCACCCGCTTGTTAAACAGCTGAAAACGCGTCAAGCGTTAACGGCAGCTTTAATTCCAGTCATAGCCGATATCTTAACGGCGCGGTCAGCGGCTTTGTCTATCATCGCACCTGTGGAGACATTGCGAACCTGACGGGCAGGGCGGTCGCGTGTCTCAAACTTGGCAAGGCCTGGCAGGATGACAGTTTTTCCTGCGACCATCTGTGCTGTAATGACGGCCACAACGGTATCAAGTGCGGCTACTGCTTCTGCTTTCGTCATTTCTCCATGTGCGGCAATCTCTGCGACGAGCTCGGATTTATTCAAAGGTTTGGTCATGGTATTCCTTTTTTTAATGCTTTTGCCTTTGGGTGTGTGGAGGCGGTTTTGTTAAAGCTGGCAATCATGGGTAGCAGTATGGCGACGATCGGCGAGACACCCTACAAATGCAAGAAACTTATCGCCCAACATAAGTGCCAGAAACGGCCGCAGTTTCCCAACAGGGGGGTGTGGCGTCGTGACCCCCCGCCAGTGATCCTAAAGCTGTGAATTGGCGTGCAAACAGTGCGGCGAAAGCCGGATGAGAGCCCGAAGCTACAAAGATGCTGCCGGATGGCGGAGCTCGGCACTTTGTAATTTTCGTGTTAAACTCGGATTATGACCGATACCAACAAGCCAACGCATTCATCGAGCACCAACCCTTATATCCCCAAAGGGGATGGCGATCCATCTGTGCAGGCGTACATCTCTGCAATGCCGGGCTGGAA
Coding sequences within it:
- a CDS encoding ParD-like family protein, which encodes MGIVKIGDGLHEELRKSSAVMCRSINAQAEFWMKVGMLAEANPTIPFIEIMARQLKNADVKDPEIDAA
- a CDS encoding class I SAM-dependent methyltransferase, with translation MKQFAKELRIDFVKGSVAHRLRFGGGRGQDLAKAMGLREGKTPMIVDATAGLGRDSFLLASLGAQVTLIERSEKMHSLLVQGMKRAAREGGQLREIIGRMTLLKGDALDLIPELSAEAILIDPMHPERKNSALVKLELRQVREIVGADDDAADLVRLAIAHARKRVVLKWPAKADPLEGVQKCTHQIIGKTTRYDVFMVG
- the rpsU gene encoding 30S ribosomal protein S21, which gives rise to MQVSVRDNNVDQALRVLKKKLQKEGVLREMKLKQHFEKPSEKNARQKAEAIRRARKLARKKLEREA
- a CDS encoding 5-formyltetrahydrofolate cyclo-ligase, with the protein product MMEDDVTGGSDPCMAHLLIDGNPVDPIRMRDVARFRTAERARLMEARRQLSVQQRAAMTANLITKLETRVVPQQGMKIAVYWPIRGEPDLRDWMAKAHAAGAVVLLPVVAEKNAPLSFRAWQPGCAMERGIWNIPVPTRGAEAVPDVVISPLLGVDEACFRLGNGGGYYDKTLAQLDPLPKVIGVGFSHCRIPTIFPMPWDIPMDSVVLSDGSVCDRF
- a CDS encoding type II toxin-antitoxin system MqsA family antitoxin, with product MKNAELKEVFGRLGPVQVVDRNQSGSKESVVLRPKGDSAEINAIAATQALAQCGLKLLLAKRAVESVIDEGEALLVLPQVASRERLANELAAVGVHPEFIRRSPKLKSKNASKEWVKKVRTSVGLTQKQFSVMFGVDLKTLQKYEQGDSVPAAAVQAYLQTIEANPEKMMRMRIEG
- a CDS encoding SDR family oxidoreductase; translated protein: MLRLQNKTALVTGGARGIGAAIAIAFCDEGANVILTDVDAKTGQSMADKIGATFARLDVASEADWNVVAERFPDLDVLVNNAGITGLEGPFDSLPPAHDPENASLADWRAVHAVNSDGTFLGCRYAIRAMRKKGVGSIINISSRSGLVGIPMAAAYAASKAAIRNHTKSVALYCAGQGLAIRCNSVHPAAIMTPMWEQMLGDGPDRADREALMVADTPMQRFGEAKEVAALAVMLASDEAAYMTGTELTIDGGILAGSAATPGG
- a CDS encoding pyridoxamine 5'-phosphate oxidase family protein; the protein is MKTAFEFEQIIHLPLMANLATVAEDGAPRNAPVWFQWEEGSLWMLGSKSSASIERIAHDPRVAVEIVQYDNAGGILRHLGMRGRAAIHPMKPDLFKRLLTRYLGPERDWNFWFVSEIARVDDPSGRLIRLEPDTVFTNDVSLFRTGPSLATQ
- a CDS encoding HU family DNA-binding protein, with the protein product MTKPLNKSELVAEIAAHGEMTKAEAVAALDTVVAVITAQMVAGKTVILPGLAKFETRDRPARQVRNVSTGAMIDKAADRAVKISAMTGIKAAVNA